The DNA segment GCTCCGTGAGGGCATGCTCAACGAGCTCGAGGCCCACGGCACCACGTACCGGATCGCCCGTATCCGGCGCCTGGTGCGCTGGGGCCCGGACGGCCCGGAATCCCAGCGCCCCTCGGACATCGCCTCCCAGCCTCCAGCCGTCCTGCACCTCCGCCTCGACGAGGACGGTGTGGTCCACCCGGACGAGCCCGAGGAGGAGAAGAGCACGTCATCGTGATCGTACGGTGAACTCGGCCGGCGCGCCTGCCCTCTGGCGGGCGCCCGCTGAGCCGAGGATGGCGCACACCTGGACGCGGTCGAGCAGAAAGCGCTTCACGCCTCGGCCCCGTCAGGACATGCTCCCCTCACACACCGTCCCCGGAGCCGGGGTGCGGCCCGTCCGCAGATACCGGTCGACCGCCTCGACGACGCAGCGGTTCCCCGGATACGTACCGTGTCCCTCCTCCTCGGCCGTCAGGAGCACGCCGACGCCTTTGCCCAGGTCCCGCGCCATATGGCGGGCTCCGGCGTACGGGGTGGTCGGATCACCGGTGCCGCCGACCACCAGGACGGGTGCCGCACCGCCCGCGTCCACCTGGAGCGTGGCGCGCTCGCCGTCGAAGGGCCACTCGAAACAGAGGTACACCCCGGTGGACCAGGCCGCGCCGAAGACGGGCGAGGCGGCTTCGACGCGTGCCGCGTCCTCGGCGAGGCGCTCGACATCGGGCCGCAGGCTGGAATCCGCGCAGGTGATCGCGGTCAGGGCGGTGCGGCCGTTGTCGTGGGGCGCGTCGGCGGCCTCGGCCGCGCCACCGTCGTCCAGGCCTTCGCTCAGCGGGCCGCCGTCATTGTGGTCGATCAGCGCGGTGAGGGCCTTGGCGAGCGGCGACCAGCCATCCGTACCGCGGTCGAGGAAGCCGCTGACGGCGTACGCGAGGTTGTCGGCGTCGAGGCTGCTCCCGGCAGCCGCCGGGGCGGACTTCTTCTCCAGGCGGTCGGCCAGACGCGTCATGCGCCGCGCCGCCTCCTTCGGTCCGTCGCCGGTCGGGCAGTCGCGCATACGGGCCGCGCAATGCTCAGCGAACCTGTCGAAGGCTGCCTGCACCGCCTTGACCTGCGACACCTGCTCCTCGGTGAGGTCCTTGGTCGGATCGACGGACGCCTCCAGGACTAGTCGTCCCACGTGCGACGGAAACAGATGGGCGTAGACGGCACCGAGCGCCGTCCCGTACGACACACCGAAGTAGTGCAGCCGCTTGTCGCCGAGGAGATAGCGCATCAGCTCCATATCGCGGGCGGTGTGCGAGGTGCCGATGTACGGCAGGATCGCCCCCGAGTGCTTCGCGCAGGCGTCGGCCCCCTCATAGCCCATGTCGTCTGCGGTCTTCCCGCAGCGCACGGGAATGGTCGCGCCGACGCCGCGCGGATCGAAGGAGACCAGGTCGTAGCGGTCGAGAAGCGACTCGTACTGTCTGATGTGATCGGGCAGTCCACTCACGCCGGACACACCGGGACCACCGAAGTTGAGGACGAGCGAGCCGATGCGCCGGGCGCTCGACCCGGTCGCCTTCCGACGTATCAGGGACACGTCGATGGTCTTGCCCGTCGGCTTCCGGTAGTCGAGGGGAGCCTTCATCACGGCGCAGTCGTATCCCGTACGCGCGCGGGGCGGTGAGGTGCAGCGGGACCAGCGCAGATGCTGGCCGGTGGTGAGCGCGGTGGGCAGACCGGCGGGCGGATTGCCTGCGGCGAACTCCGTACGAGGCGGCGCACTCCGACCGCCGGAGTCGCGCTGGAGCCAGGCGCCGACGGCACCGACCGCGACGAGGA comes from the Streptomyces sp. NBC_00525 genome and includes:
- a CDS encoding alpha/beta hydrolase, which gives rise to MHDVHPIRSRRPGLSVGARIMAVVLLVAVGAVGAWLQRDSGGRSAPPRTEFAAGNPPAGLPTALTTGQHLRWSRCTSPPRARTGYDCAVMKAPLDYRKPTGKTIDVSLIRRKATGSSARRIGSLVLNFGGPGVSGVSGLPDHIRQYESLLDRYDLVSFDPRGVGATIPVRCGKTADDMGYEGADACAKHSGAILPYIGTSHTARDMELMRYLLGDKRLHYFGVSYGTALGAVYAHLFPSHVGRLVLEASVDPTKDLTEEQVSQVKAVQAAFDRFAEHCAARMRDCPTGDGPKEAARRMTRLADRLEKKSAPAAAGSSLDADNLAYAVSGFLDRGTDGWSPLAKALTALIDHNDGGPLSEGLDDGGAAEAADAPHDNGRTALTAITCADSSLRPDVERLAEDAARVEAASPVFGAAWSTGVYLCFEWPFDGERATLQVDAGGAAPVLVVGGTGDPTTPYAGARHMARDLGKGVGVLLTAEEEGHGTYPGNRCVVEAVDRYLRTGRTPAPGTVCEGSMS